TCAACTAGATAGAGAGAGCGATTAAGTGAAGTAGCGAAGAACTGACCTTTGGAGAAAAGCAGAGTCCTGGGTTGCAGAAATGGACATGTCAATAAACCCACAACAGAAATCGAGCTGTTGCTGATATAAAGATTTGTGCATGGCGTGGAAGCCATTGCTAAGCTAGAAAAGAGTACTGAGTTTGTTGTGGAAGTCGATATGAGAATGAATGGCGCAAAgagtttcaactttcaacgGACCCGGCTAGTGGGACCCGTCGAATACAGATgagaaaaatcaaagtataaaTATCATCATCAATTTAAGCCATATTTAGTAGGGTAGATGAGTTATCACTCCTACCATAGTTCATCCGGTCCGCAATTTATATTGAtatggattttaaaatttttgaacgaAAATGataggaaaaaaatgaatctatttttatatattcaatttataataatatagagtCTGGGGAGCATTAGGGTGCATCCTTAATTAAagtgctaacgtacatccaatcacgTGTTGTCATGTGGCacataaaatgcaatattataaatacaaaaatccAATCCACATTTGTGAAGTTGTACATGCATTTCCatagattgcattttagttataggcaaattgcattttaaatatattgttaagttttgcattttaacataaattatctataatgcaaaataaactatatataaatgcaatccgtctatatataaaagactAAAGTCCACTTTGGTCCCCTACATTTGccataaaattctttttggtCTCTTACATTAAGTTTGTGACCTTTTGGTTTCAAACATATTGTTTTGGTCCAAAGAAGTCCTTTTCAGTTAAAATAAACGGTCAAAGTGTTTGACCAActtaataacttaattagtataatctaattaacatacttaactataattataaattaaaagattttttttttaagaaatagagTATACGGGATCCTCTCCATTCATACACCCACTTTCCCCaattttaacttattaaattgaaatgggCAAAATACATTCTTAGGTTCTTATACTTtagtcaaaatatttattaggtCCTTgcacaattttttcgttttaataggtccttatacttttcacaatatttttatcaggtccttgtacaatttttcgttttagtaggtccttatacttttatcataactttcattaggtccttgtacaatcttttattttaggggcttttttacatttatcttagataataatctaaatttaataaaacttaatgaattttttaatatttcattatttaacttagcatagtctataaagataatatcatcttgttatccaataatctcaataagttgtagagaataataaaaagattagcCGCgatgattgaagattaaaatcgaagttttttttttagaataataactatctgaattttcaattgattatttatatttatattgaaagatacATCCctgaatattaataattataagatatgtttaataataaaattaaaaggttcattaaatttaattaaatataaattattatctaagataaaagtaaaagaatatcttagaataaaaaattgtagaaGGGCCTattaaaagttataatcaaattataaggacctactaaaacaaaaaaaattgtacgaggatgtgatgaaatttatgagaaaggtataaggacctattaaaacgaagaaaattgtacgaggatctaatgaacattttgattaaagtataaggacctaagaatgtgttttgccaTTGAAATTTCACCCAAATTCATAAAATCCCTACCATCGTCTTATCCACGACGATGAACATGGAGGGCTGGTTTAACTGTAGCGGTGGCAGCGAACGAGACCTCCGTATAGCATATGATACAGGAAAGGCGAAAGATGGAAGCGTCGAACCTCTTCCTCCGCCGCGAAATCCTTCTCCTCCACCACGAAATCGTTCTCCGCCCGTGAAAGCCTCCTCCTCTGCGAAATCCTCCTCCGCCGAGATATCGGCCTCCCTCGCCAAATCTTCCACAGCTGCTGAACACATGTTAGTTCAGTATAATACTATCAAGTAAATTTGTAACGATTTGTGGAAAGCTTTGTGACTATTTGTGGAAAGCTAATtagtttgtatattttattatttataatagaaaaaatgagcaaagtaaattttcttttaatctgattaatttttatttgaagtaagagaatattttataaaatttaatattaaattaattaagttaattaggttaattagattataattaagttattaagTTGGTCAAACACTTTGACCATTTATTTTAACTGAAAGGACTTTTTGGACCGAAAcaatatgtttaggaccaaaaggTCACAAACTTAATGTAAGGAACCAAAAAATTTTTTAGAGCAAATGTAAGGGACCAAAAGTGGACTTTAGtctatataaaatgcaaattaaaagttaatatctaaaatgcaaaactcaacaataaaaattgcaCGTGAttgattggatgtacgttagcactttaaaattagttagcatattaGTATATCTCCGTAGAGTAGGGcttaattatttagtaaaGTGTGTAGTCTATtcactcaaaaataaaagtaaagagGATTGAGATATTATTTTAGGGACGGATAAGtcctaaatataatataatgaataTTCCATCCACCCTCGTCTACCatataatgaatattttattatttcaatatgtccacaatttaaaatttcaattagcTTTTATCAAGTTGGATTAGGAGAGGGGAAAATAGAGACTATCAAAGATCATTGTTccacacaaataaaatatcatactcgttttgtcccacaaaaaatgtcacactttttttttagtttgtttcataaaagatgtcacattttcctttttggaaaaagttctctctcacatgaatataaaaaaactattttctctttccatttaacacacaaaataaaactttctaaaatctcgtgccgtcctacaagtgtgacatcttttgtgggacggagtgagtaccATTTTGGactgattaattaattgtagagAACGATGAAATTGGAGGGTCCTAGAACACGAACTATGGTGAAACACATGTTGCATGAAAAGATATTCAATAGTAGCACATGGATCAACTCACCGAGCTAACCCATCGAATTTTGGATCAGGCCTCATCAAATTGCAAACTTGAGTGAGTGTGGGCTAATTAGATCAAAATTTTATCcggttataaatttttctaaatctaaTAAACTATATAGATCCACTCGTGGGTTTCAGACTTTCAAGACATCCCTAATGAAAGTACGTTAATTCCCCATCATATTCTATgtcaaaatttatattcttttattacttttataaaacTTCGTCAGGttcatattttatacttaCAAAACGGAATCTCTATTCcctcatttataaataaatttaactgaaaataatagtagttcAGATTAATACGAGTTGAATTGTACCACTAGTTTAATtagatcaaattaaattacttaaaTGAAGCATTTACATAAAAGATGCATACATACTAAATTTAACACCCTATTATAATGATATATGGTTCACCTCGTCCGGGAATTTCTCttgaattttcaaaacttATGTTGTTCCATTCCGTAGAGGTAAAGAACCCATTACTCATAGTTGTGTCAATTGTGCTAACGGAAGctataagaaaaaaatcgaTCTAAAAGAGCGTTCATATTTACTCCTTGTTTATACTTGCTTATTTATTgtgcatatttatattctttatcattatcatatcatggaaaattgataattgacaatcattttaaaaatcagaCTCAAACCCGATGCTCGACTACGAGCCACTAATCATATTCCAGTTAGAACAGCCATGTTTGTAAGTTTGAAATAACACATATATCCTCTTTTAAACATGAGGCACCAGTGGTCTAGTGGTAGAATAGTACCCTGCCACGGTACAGACCCGGGTTCGATTCCCGGCTGGTGCAAAAAGTACTATGATGAATATTGCAAAGTGGTTATTGGGTTAAACCCTCTTATCCGACTCATGTGAAGATATGCAATTTCTCTgagtactttaattttttgaatttcgtaatcaagtttttcttttttggttaattaagTGATTTTTATGTTTAGCTAGCCTGTAATCGTTTGAAAATCATAGAGTGGAATAgttttcatttactttataCTCTACTCCTACAATATTCTATGCATAACTCTCTATTTTTAGATGATGTATCACTtgagaaattgataaattattatgtTCGCACTTGCTACTTTCCTGGCCTAATCAAACACGCTCAAATAGTcatattttgttgtgttaatTTAACTCATCAAATAGGTggattaatttattgtatagaAAATTCTGAATTTAACTATTATCAAGATTGTACtgtgtgtatgtatgtatgtatatgtatataaataggagatgcAAACGAGGCGAAAATAGGGAAATAATTCCACGTTTGACAgacttttttacttttaaaggGAAAGACGCAGCTCAATTTGGCATCTCCAAATGGGTAACAAATTGTTTGAGTGTTCAAGTGGTTGAAGAAAGTGTTATTGTCATACCTCGTTTATTATTTGATCACACCCCTTAGGAAGTTAACTACATTTTCAGATCACTCTGACTTTTCAATAGCTTGGATCTTCAATTGCTTTAGTTTGTCTCTCACCGGACCCATTATCGCATGAACTTCCTCAAAATGAGGTGCACTTGCAATCTTCACATCCTCCATCCACTTCACTACCCTCTTGTGGGGACTCAGAATACGATCTCGATCATCCTTGTCTCCAGCCTGAATCATTATCCATATCacaaaaactaaactaaactaaacaCCCCTGAATTAATGATCACGCATTTACTCACCTCAAGTTGCATGATCTCACATACTAAAGCCAAATCAGCAATTGTGGGCTTTGCATTTCCAAGTAAAAATGGTCCATCTTCTTGGAGCCAAAATGACTCAATTCTTGCAAGAGATGCTGAGAGAAGTTTTTCGCCTTTCGCTGCTGCTACAGGGTTCACAGGGATTCCAAACGCCAAACATACAGTGTTGTTGAAGATAAATCCAACTGAAAagaataatagtactccatgagacaatatatattgatatgaaTCACTTGAGACAATAGATATAGATGTAAACTCACTAGAGCCACGGCGCAGGTTTGTGTGATGCCAATCTAGCACTGCGTGGACCTTTGCTCTCTCGCGTATATCTGCCGGGTACCTGCTCAGAAATCACTGGCTCCGTATAATGGATTGTAGTTTATGCTCAGATCTTGTAAACCGATGTTGAGTATAGTGCTTCCAAACATTCCTAGATAGTGTGGAGTACAAATTTAGACAAGAGAGAAGAGGTGAGCATACCAATGATGAGCAACTCCAGGAAATGCAGAAGCCAGATAGATAAGTATTGCATGACTGCACAgcacaagaaaaaaaagattgaatAGATATACCAAAAACGACAATTAAttaaggtggtgttcggtttgcaagattgtatccgggattaaatttgtaatggGTTTAGTTCATTACATTCAatcccacaactcaatcctagatggataatcagtCATAACTAAtcccctatgactaaaataatctcacaactcaatcctagattatatcttgatactccctccgtcccattaaatatgcaacatttgagaatTGACACAtgtttttatgtagtgttgtattgtgagttaatgaagaaagagtaaagtaagagagatgaaaaagtagagagagatgtttccatttttaatagaacaaactaaaaaggaaaacgtttcatttctaatgggacagagggaatattattttatcttgtaaACCGAATACCACCTTAAGTGCATGTGAGACTTGACTTTAATAGGGAGTACCTAATTTAGTAGGTTTGgtttttcttatcttatatAGGAGTAGCAGCAGCCATAATTGATTTATacagatatgaatgttgaattCTGGATAACTAATTCAATAGGGAGTACCTAATTTAGTAGGTTTGgtttttcttatcttatatAGGAGTAGCAGCAGCCATAATTGATTTATacagatatgaatgttgaattatggataactaatttaataggGAGTACCTAATTTAGTAGGTTTGgtttttcttatcttatatAGGAGTAGCAGCAGCCATAATTGATTTATacagatatgaatgttgaattctggataactaatttaataggGAGTACCTAATTTAGTAGGTTTGgtttttcttatcttatatAGGAGTAGCAGCAGCCATAATTGATTTATacagatatgaatgttgaattctggataactaatttaataggGAGTACCTAATTTAGTAGGTTTGgtttttcttatcttatatAGGAGTAGCTAGGCCTGCTTAACCGGTTCTCCGGTTCTCGGGTACccggaatcggaaccggaaccgatcggGTAATTgaagaaccggaaccgaagaatccggttccggttccggtaccggttctaatgtttttataaattccggttccgattctacccggaaccgaccggttcctaCCCGAAAccgaataatatatattaaatttaatttttttttactaaaattgaaGTATAGTAATTAACggtaattcatttattattatcaagaTTGGTTTTGATTCTTTAGTATTACTGAATGTATTCCTTTGCTACTTTGATATTGCTTAAAATAAATGCTACTCTTGGTTTGACAatataattttccaatttatgTGTTTGGATCATTATTTACCATTATACTTTGAGttctttaaacaaaaataattttaacagATCATGAAAGCTCTTAGAGGAGTCAAGGTGGAGGTTACCAATTGAGGAAACATGCGAAAGAATATACCGTAATTCTGGTTTGATATCACAGACAACTCGTGGGCTAACGTGAGAATCATATTTCTTGATACTAAGTGGAGATAATGTAATTGTTGTTATATATAAGTTAAATCTAGTTTGGTGTCAGATTAAAAATAGCTAAATAATAAACAACTTTTCGTTAATTAGtatacttaaattaaaattaaaactacaaatcggttccggttcgaaaCCGGTACCGGCCGGTTCTTACCCGgtcggttccaaaccggaaccggacgGTTCCGgatccggttccggttccgagaTTCATGAGATTTTGCAACCGGGTACCCGGTCAACCGGACCgggtagaaccggaaccggccgaataagcaggcctaGGAGTAGCAGCAGCCATAATTGATTTATacagatatgaatgttgaattctggataactaatttaataggGAGTACCTAATTTAGTAGGTTTGgtttttcttatcttatatAGGAGTAGCAGCAGCCATACTTGATTTATacagatatgaatgttgaattctggataactaatttaataggGAGTATCTAATTTAGGAGGTTTGGTTTTTGTTATcttatataggagtagtagCAGCCataattgatttataattgatttataaagatatgaatgttgaattCTGGATAACTAatccaattaaaaatagagTCAGTCAACCacttactatatatataaaataatatatttgctTCAGTGGTAAGCAAATTAAGAGGAATATTCGTTAGACAaactaaacaaattaaaattgactAGTGTACCTCTCAAAAAGCTTGAAATCACCATGTACAATAGCTGGAACTTGTTTCATGGGATTGAGTGCTGTAATAAGAAAGCACAAATTTAAGTGAAATCGAAAAACAGAAGGTAATTAATTGCAAATAGAAGGAACCTGCATATTCAGCAGAGAGGTGCTGGCCTTTGCCAAGATCAATCTTAACCTCCTCAAACTCTATCCCATTTGCTCTACCATAACAAAtacatgaaaagaaaatatgttcATCTCATGAATAGACAAGAAGAAAGGGTATTACAGAAGAGTAAATATTACTTGCAGAAGATGAGGATTGTGCGTGATGGCTGAGACAGGCGATCGCTGTAGACTTTCAGTTCCATTTTCTTCCTCCCTCTATACTATGTCTATACACACACAGAGCAAGAGACAGATTTTCGTTGATTCTGTATATGATTATTAGTTATTTagtttgtgtgtgtatatatagtacttattATGTTTCTCTGCCACTGCCACGTGTTTCTCTAACTAATAACATTTCTTTAATTAAGCTATATATATTCCCTAAGTAGAGTCGTAAAGATTGAATATAAaagatatttaaaataagataagaaatgcATAATTCGTATAAATAAGAACTTTTCGATATTatttgatagaaaagaaattatctaaatttatatagttgTGTGACAATTGCTTAACTTGATAAATTAATGGGTTATATAATGATTAAAGTTATAAATTTGCAATATTGAAGCAGAAGGGTCGGCTTTGAGCTAAGGTTACATGcaatatcaaacaattagaaatgtccatattGCTCTAAGGCAAACCAAATGGCTTGACTGCAATCAACCAAATAATGCAAACTCGCTGTTTAGTCATGCTGGacttttctaaatttaaaaataaagaatttgtGGTAATACAACAATTCGATCTCGAAAAATAGCAGTTTACCAAaagattaaaactattatgtTAGTGATGTATTAAGACTGGAAACATCCATGGCAAAGCTTTTATCAGCCAATTAacaatggaaacaaaatttgcaACTTAAATCTTGCAGGAGCTTTATCGCCTATTTGCTGCTTCTCAAATTTATTCCACCAACTGCAGCAAGCAGCAGCAATATCATATCATACTGGTGTTTCTATTGTGCTTGGGCAACAAAGTACAAAGCACCATTTGCCGAGGTTTGAGGGTGCggataataatgaaaatggtGCGCTATCTTCTGCTTCTCCTTGGTTTGACTCTCTGAATAGCCATGATAGTTACTGCAGCTGAAAGAGTGTACCTGCACACACATCTGTATTAGGGCGATAGAGATATAGTGCAGTTCGGCAGTCATTTCATAAAGTCGAGGGCTCTTTACTATGACAAATACATAGCAGTTTCATACCATATAGCAAGATAAATCCACCAATATCACCTACAAGTAAATTTCTATTTCAACTTCAGAGACATTTCGTTCTTCCTTTTTATTCCTATTCTTCCACTGACCTTGTTAAGATGCATGATAATCATGACCAGAAAAAGAAGCGACAAGGAAGTTCGTAAGAGGCAACATGAGTAAACAGGGAGTGTCATAACAGTGAATTTTGTAGCAACTAGCATGTCACCTATATGAATAGCAAATGCACTTGTTTAAAGAGAAAAAGCTAGATATCAGCCCACTGCATGCCTTAAATACATGCTTAACAGAATCAACTATAGCAATCCTATGAACATAAGTAGCTAAGAACATCTTGTGCGTCATGGAATTCATGGAAGGAAGAGTGCTGCATAAAGGACACCACGAGCATCCCCAAAAGGTATACACGGATCAATTATTGCTTCAACGAATCCAATTCAAACAAAACTAACGTAAGATTGGTCATGAACTATTTCATCAAACTGAAGTTATAGGAGATACCACTACAATGATCATGACATCTCCAAATAAACAACTAGCTGGTGACTTCAATCCCTATTTTTGGACTGCTCTTTGCACTTAAGTCTAAAACTGTggtgaaaatgacaaaatgacaaaaaatgaCGACAAGTTACGAATATGTATAATTACATATTCCCAGTTGTAACATActtcaatcaataaaaatattgaaatgtttataaataatcatttattttttgttgagctgaatatttctattttttaaataaactatATGACTATAAATGTTAACATTTTCTTATAATACGCTTACATGTGGTTTATTTCTATAGAGATACACTATATAGATATTTGTACCTAATGGAGAATTGTAAACATTTTTAAGCTTCAAAGTCACATAGATATGAGATGTTAGTAGGCACATGAACATCATGATCTGTAACACTCTATGATTTTTATAGGCCAAATGCTCAAATAAGTTCCAAATATCACACATTTTTGAATTATCTCCTAAACTATACTTTAACCAATGAATTACCCAAAGTACAAGAAACTATGTAAACATATACCCAGAAATTTTTTTCGGGCTTGCTAGGATCATTGTGAATTTAATGTGGAAATACATGtgtacaaaataatatttaaaggCTATGTGGGCTCAaattttcatactttttcattaCAGCCTCTAAGCAACATCATTTAAACTTACCTAATGATAAGAAAGTTCATTTTGCGCATGTACTCCATATCCAAGCCAAATGCGCAACGATTATAATCAACATTCAAACTATTGAAAATTTGACTGTACATAGTTTCAATTTGGATATTAATTGGTCCTAGTTGATAGTTCAAGATAGATTTTCTAAAAAGGGTGATAATTTAGCATATATGAGCATTCGGCCATTTTTATGCAACAAATACCAATGTGTAATGGGgcaatttaattcattatatgacaacattttttttgaatatatcACGACTAATATGATTAAACttcattcaataaaaaaacattctaaAAACCAAGGATAATCTAGACTTACGGTACACAGTGAAAGTGCTTTTACTCCTTCAATTGGAAAAAACATCTATTTAACTTCTACTACTTCACAATTTTGCAACTCTTTTTCTACAATAAGCACTTTTCCAAAGAGTGGCTGGACATTCCCTCAATTTTTATGCTTACATACACACCACCAAGACTAGGTAAAGCGTATTTTTACAATCAGGTGCGATTAGACACAAAATATGATGAAAACAAGCTATGAACTGGGTTTGGCAAACATTAAAAGAGTTGCTGACTGACtctatttaaaataagtgagCAAGATACTAAAACGGCAATCGATCAAAACTAATGAAAAGACAGTCATCATGATGCAGCAAGTAGATAGTGATCTGCATgcagatatttttaaatacagGAGGGATGATAAATACCATGTCAGTACGTAATTAAGATGGTCTTGCGGCATCCTAGAGGTTTGAATTAGCATATTATGATCCTTTTGTATGGGATATGGACTTCGGGGATTAACATGTTCATTGATCTCTTCAATATAGAGTGTTCTTTCTGGAAGCCCACAAGCATCAGCAAGCGCTGGAACATCCACATAAAACCACTGGGCGGCATTAGGATCATTAGAGGGAACAAAATTGCTCGGCTTCTCACTGCCACGTATAACACCAATGACTTCAACAGGGATGACAGATGGAACACGCTCCTATCAGATTAAATATACTTTGATGTGATACATGGACATCGTCCAATGACATTGATAGTAAAAGGTGAGGGAAGTGTAGTTAGtagttacaacttacaaccTCAAGATCTTTACGCTTAACAGACCCAAAACGCCACCAGGAAGTGGTAGGACTCTCTTCAGTTGAGGTGGGTGTGCTACTATTCTGAGGTTCATCTTCTAAAGAGTTTAAAGCCTTGTCCCTCCAACTCCGCGGAACCCATCCTCTATTTACCAGTATAGGTGATTGTATACTGCAAAAGGTTTAACCAGAGCTAAAGAAGCAGAGCATAATGTATAGTTAACCCATCAAAGAACAACTGATAATCACCATACAATCAACAAAGCATGGGCAATGCTACCTTTCAGGATCACCAGGGACTGGAATAAGAGGAGTTATCACATAGTATCCATTTTCAGTCACACCAGAAATGCTCCTGGAACGTGGGCCTACGTAGATAGACTTCTTCTCATCAAAAACCCCTTTACACTGCACTTTCCTGAACTCCAGTGAATCCGTGCTCTGAGTAGAAGCCACGATCTCATTGGCCTTAAGAGGTTCATTTGCAAGTCTACTCTGCCTATAATCTAGCAACTTTATCTGTACAAGGCAACCAAAATAACTAAGAGAATACCTATAGCAGATCCATAAGAGAAGCTAATTGCAACACCGGGAAACTCAAAAACCATGATCAACAAAAATCATTGCCTTCATTGCAGTCAAACAATTGCATCATACAGTACGATTATGAGAATTTTGAACAAGAAATAGTCGAAAGAGACATTCAAACAAAGAAATTAACCTTGTCTTGTCTTCTGAAGATTTGCCAACTGCCAAGACCAAAAGTGATGGCTCCCGGTATGAAAAGGAACAGCTTTGACCATGTCGACCTGCTTATTTCCTCTGAAATAGATATAAATCAAAGAACAAATCTCCGTAGAATAAGTGGTTTTCGCAAAATGGGAGCATAAttggaagaataaagtagaagataAATGTAGAACCTTGGTCTCTTAGAGGGAGGGTGGAGAAGGCAGGTGCAGAGGTGGAGATTAGGGATGAGTGCGGGATCCTCTTTGAGGGGATTACGCGCTGCCGAAGATTCCTACAGATGGAAGCCGCTGCCATGTCGGAGATGGTGCGGTTAGCATCAAAGTTTCTAC
The nucleotide sequence above comes from Salvia hispanica cultivar TCC Black 2014 chromosome 5, UniMelb_Shisp_WGS_1.0, whole genome shotgun sequence. Encoded proteins:
- the LOC125186409 gene encoding surfeit locus protein 1 isoform X1; amino-acid sequence: MAAASICRNLRQRVIPSKRIPHSSLISTSAPAFSTLPLRDQEEISRSTWSKLFLFIPGAITFGLGSWQIFRRQDKIKLLDYRQSRLANEPLKANEIVASTQSTDSLEFRKVQCKGVFDEKKSIYVGPRSRSISGVTENGYYVITPLIPVPGDPESIQSPILVNRGWVPRSWRDKALNSLEDEPQNSSTPTSTEESPTTSWWRFGSVKRKDLEVERVPSVIPVEVIGVIRGSEKPSNFVPSNDPNAAQWFYVDVPALADACGLPERTLYIEEINEHVNPRSPYPIQKDHNMLIQTSRMPQDHLNYVLTWYTLSAAVTIMAIQRVKPRRSRR
- the LOC125186409 gene encoding surfeit locus protein 1 isoform X2; protein product: MAAASICRNLRQRVIPSKRIPHSSLISTSAPAFSTLPLRDQEEISRSTWSKLFLFIPGAITFGLGSWQIFRRQDKIKLLDYRQSRLANEPLKANEIVASTQSTDSLEFRKVQCKGVFDEKKSIYVGPRSRSISGVTENGYYVITPLIPVPGDPESIQSPILVNRGWVPRSWRDKALNSLEDEPQNSSTPTSTEESPTTSWWRFGSVKRKDLEERVPSVIPVEVIGVIRGSEKPSNFVPSNDPNAAQWFYVDVPALADACGLPERTLYIEEINEHVNPRSPYPIQKDHNMLIQTSRMPQDHLNYVLTWYTLSAAVTIMAIQRVKPRRSRR
- the LOC125187388 gene encoding glutathione S-transferase T1-like, with the protein product MELKVYSDRLSQPSRTILIFCKANGIEFEEVKIDLGKGQHLSAEYAALNPMKQVPAIVHGDFKLFESHAILIYLASAFPGVAHHWYPADIRERAKVHAVLDWHHTNLRRGSIGFIFNNTVCLAFGIPVNPVAAAKGEKLLSASLARIESFWLQEDGPFLLGNAKPTIADLALVCEIMQLEAGDKDDRDRILSPHKRVVKWMEDVKIASAPHFEEVHAIMGPVRDKLKQLKIQAIEKSE